A region from the Cellvibrio sp. PSBB006 genome encodes:
- a CDS encoding thioredoxin family protein, translated as MARTPSTMVALGSNAADFRLLNPANNQQVARDDLCKSKGLLVIFMCNHCPFVKHILDGLRALGRDYQNSDIGLVAISSNDAQNYPEDAPEKMPQLNLGITYLYDETQQVAKAYDAACTPDFFLYDGDLQLVYRGQFDDSRPGNDIPVTGKDLRAAMDALLEGKDISADQVPSLGCNIKWK; from the coding sequence ATGGCCCGCACACCGTCTACCATGGTCGCCCTCGGCAGCAATGCGGCTGACTTCCGTTTACTCAATCCTGCCAACAACCAGCAGGTCGCGCGCGACGATCTGTGTAAAAGCAAAGGCTTGCTGGTGATCTTCATGTGCAACCACTGCCCCTTCGTCAAACATATCCTTGATGGCCTGCGTGCATTAGGCCGTGACTACCAAAACAGTGACATCGGCCTTGTGGCCATCAGCTCTAACGACGCACAAAATTATCCCGAAGACGCGCCGGAAAAAATGCCGCAACTTAATCTCGGCATCACTTACCTCTATGACGAGACCCAACAGGTTGCCAAAGCTTACGACGCGGCCTGCACACCGGATTTTTTCTTATACGATGGTGATCTGCAATTGGTTTATCGCGGCCAGTTCGACGATTCGCGTCCGGGCAATGACATACCGGTAACCGGAAAAGATTTGCGTGCGGCGATGGATGCGTTGCTGGAAGGTAAAGACATTTCGGCTGATCAGGTGCCGAGTTTGGGATGTAATATCAAGTGGAAGTAA
- a CDS encoding PQQ-dependent sugar dehydrogenase: MKTLTRPYSLLAIALGLLLGAGAAHSKTINVKTETTPLRVVTVTDGLKNPWGLDFLPDGKMIVTERSGQMRIVEANGTKGPALKGLPDIIVRGQGGLLDVTVAPDFATSKRVYFAFSEPAKEGKGNSTAVAYGVLKGDALEDVTVVFSQQPKFDSTAHFGSRIVFTPDGNMFITLGDRYARMDDAQTLDNHHGKVVRIKPDGSVPEDNPFVKTEGALPEIWSYGHRNVQGAALHPTTGKLWTGEHGPQGGDEINLDEPGNNYGWPVITYGENYGGGKIGIGTHKEGMEQPLHKWVPSIAIAGMTFYTGDKFPEWKGNLLVSALRGQTLARLVLDGNKITHEERLLQEEVGERLRDVVQGPDGFVYLISDESNGKIFRLEPAVKK, encoded by the coding sequence ATGAAAACCCTAACCCGCCCCTATTCTTTACTCGCTATAGCATTGGGCCTGCTGCTGGGTGCCGGTGCGGCGCACAGCAAAACCATCAACGTCAAGACGGAAACCACACCCTTGCGCGTCGTCACCGTCACGGACGGGTTAAAGAATCCCTGGGGTCTGGATTTTCTGCCGGACGGCAAGATGATTGTCACCGAGCGCAGCGGTCAGATGCGCATCGTTGAAGCCAATGGCACCAAAGGGCCAGCGCTGAAAGGCTTACCGGATATTATTGTGCGCGGCCAGGGCGGTTTGCTCGATGTCACCGTGGCACCGGATTTTGCGACGAGCAAGCGCGTGTACTTTGCGTTTTCTGAACCCGCCAAAGAAGGTAAAGGTAATAGCACCGCTGTTGCTTATGGCGTGTTGAAAGGTGATGCGCTGGAAGATGTTACGGTGGTCTTCAGCCAACAGCCCAAGTTTGATAGCACAGCGCATTTCGGTTCGCGCATTGTGTTCACACCCGACGGCAATATGTTTATCACCTTGGGTGATCGCTACGCGCGTATGGACGATGCCCAAACTCTCGATAACCACCACGGCAAGGTCGTGCGCATTAAACCCGACGGCAGCGTGCCGGAAGATAACCCGTTTGTAAAAACCGAAGGTGCCTTGCCCGAGATTTGGTCTTACGGCCACCGCAATGTGCAGGGCGCGGCGTTGCATCCGACCACCGGCAAACTCTGGACCGGCGAGCATGGCCCACAGGGCGGTGATGAAATTAACCTCGACGAGCCAGGCAACAATTACGGTTGGCCGGTAATTACCTACGGTGAAAATTACGGTGGCGGCAAGATCGGTATCGGCACGCATAAAGAAGGCATGGAACAACCGCTGCACAAGTGGGTGCCATCTATCGCGATTGCCGGCATGACCTTTTATACCGGTGATAAATTTCCCGAGTGGAAAGGCAATTTGTTGGTGAGTGCATTGCGCGGACAAACACTGGCCCGACTGGTGTTGGATGGCAACAAGATCACCCACGAAGAACGTTTGCTGCAAGAGGAAGTGGGCGAACGTTTGCGCGATGTGGTGCAAGGACCGGATGGTTTTGTGTATCTCATCTCTGATGAAAGCAACGGCAAGATTTTTCGCCTTGAACCCGCCGTCAAAAAATAA
- a CDS encoding NPP1 family protein, which translates to MALTCGIGQVQADEFPRWDAAITKYNEVQVQNFHPKFDFDSDGCYAATPFHRYENLRQNPGLGATGTVWGACRDAGWENYANTIHRQLCRTTNEGGNTIQRCAHFYELYFEKDQALGFSFLAGHRHDVETVIVWTGKINNQAPFVSHTSVSAHGNFTTRAMNQIQTQGSHALVVYHKDGAGTHAFRFANATDKNNVEFQGNWGEFYAPNILSHYRAVASWSNDEWTRYNANRQYRLVLENSNFGSGTFKTRNDAEVLNKANDNAPRSDAFWANTWFSWDDVWATRAKEFEANYPAIHQQISE; encoded by the coding sequence ATGGCACTCACCTGCGGTATCGGTCAGGTGCAAGCAGATGAGTTCCCACGCTGGGATGCAGCCATTACCAAATACAATGAAGTGCAGGTGCAAAACTTTCACCCCAAATTCGACTTTGACTCAGACGGGTGTTACGCAGCAACGCCGTTTCATCGTTATGAAAATTTGCGGCAGAATCCGGGGCTAGGCGCAACCGGTACTGTCTGGGGTGCTTGCCGGGATGCTGGCTGGGAAAACTACGCGAACACCATCCATCGTCAGTTGTGTCGTACAACAAACGAAGGTGGAAATACCATCCAACGTTGCGCACATTTTTATGAACTCTATTTCGAAAAAGACCAAGCCCTCGGCTTCTCTTTCCTGGCCGGTCATCGCCATGATGTAGAAACGGTTATCGTTTGGACGGGAAAAATCAATAATCAGGCTCCATTTGTTTCACATACGTCAGTGAGCGCACACGGCAACTTTACGACCAGAGCGATGAACCAGATTCAAACCCAGGGTTCGCATGCATTGGTGGTTTACCATAAAGATGGTGCGGGCACTCACGCATTTCGCTTTGCCAACGCTACCGACAAAAACAATGTTGAATTCCAGGGCAATTGGGGCGAGTTTTATGCGCCGAATATCCTGAGCCATTATCGCGCGGTGGCTTCATGGAGTAACGATGAATGGACTCGTTACAACGCCAACAGACAATATCGATTGGTATTGGAAAACTCAAACTTCGGCAGCGGAACCTTTAAAACACGTAACGATGCGGAAGTATTGAACAAAGCCAATGACAACGCTCCGCGTAGCGATGCGTTTTGGGCCAACACCTGGTTTTCCTGGGATGACGTGTGGGCTACACGGGCGAAAGAGTTTGAAGCTAACTACCCGGCTATTCACCAGCAAATCAGCGAATAA
- a CDS encoding DCC1-like thiol-disulfide oxidoreductase family protein translates to MRNSPVVNKSSTEIVSFVLDKATLFYDGQCPICLREMHWLNKFKATGLQLINVHDMLSLSADERERLLRRLHLKQADGRWLMDMDASVAAWSFTPFGFLLQPLRWRLFARLVDHFYERWADKRYCRVYGCSLPPSAAEKY, encoded by the coding sequence GTGCGCAACTCGCCTGTTGTCAATAAATCCTCTACTGAAATCGTTTCATTTGTGCTGGATAAAGCCACCCTGTTTTACGATGGCCAATGCCCCATCTGCCTGCGCGAAATGCACTGGCTCAATAAATTCAAAGCGACGGGATTGCAATTGATCAATGTGCATGACATGTTGAGTTTGTCGGCGGATGAACGCGAACGCTTGTTGCGCCGTTTGCATTTGAAACAGGCGGATGGACGCTGGTTGATGGATATGGATGCGAGCGTCGCCGCCTGGTCGTTCACGCCCTTCGGCTTTTTATTACAGCCCCTGCGGTGGCGTTTGTTCGCCCGGCTGGTAGATCATTTTTATGAACGCTGGGCTGATAAACGCTACTGCCGGGTATACGGTTGTTCCCTGCCGCCAAGCGCTGCTGAAAAATATTGA